Proteins encoded together in one Polaribacter reichenbachii window:
- a CDS encoding NAD(P)H-dependent oxidoreductase — translation MNTIESLQWRYAVKKFDKNKTLSAQQIETLKEAFNLTPTSYGLQPIKLAVIQNKAIQEELVLHSMNQPQVLEASHLLVICIPKIYDNMEVENYFDLVQEVRQTPDEIINPFKEFLTNQLANKTQEELTIWNKNQAYIALGNLLTVCAIEKIDACPMEGFIPEKYDEVLKLNKQNLTSVLVIPVGFRAEDDYMKDLKKVRKNIDDSIIDIK, via the coding sequence ATGAATACAATAGAAAGTTTACAATGGAGATATGCTGTTAAGAAATTTGATAAAAATAAAACACTTTCTGCCCAACAAATAGAAACACTAAAAGAAGCATTTAACTTAACACCAACTTCTTACGGCTTACAACCGATAAAATTAGCGGTAATTCAAAACAAAGCCATTCAAGAAGAATTGGTTTTGCATTCTATGAATCAACCTCAAGTTCTAGAAGCCTCTCACCTATTGGTAATTTGTATTCCTAAAATTTATGATAATATGGAGGTTGAGAATTATTTTGATTTGGTTCAAGAAGTTAGACAAACTCCAGATGAAATTATCAATCCTTTTAAAGAGTTTTTAACTAATCAACTTGCTAATAAAACGCAAGAAGAATTAACAATTTGGAATAAAAATCAGGCTTATATAGCTTTGGGTAATTTATTAACTGTTTGTGCTATCGAAAAAATAGACGCTTGCCCAATGGAAGGTTTTATTCCTGAAAAATATGATGAAGTCTTAAAGTTAAATAAGCAAAACTTAACTTCAGTTTTAGTTATACCTGTTGGTTTTAGAGCCGAAGATGATTATATGAAAGACTTAAAAAAAGTTAGAAAAAATATTGATGATAGTATTATAGACATCAAATAA